A genomic window from Punica granatum isolate Tunisia-2019 chromosome 2, ASM765513v2, whole genome shotgun sequence includes:
- the LOC116196165 gene encoding uncharacterized protein LOC116196165, which produces MSSLRNETHFPFPPLSSKLVKSSFLLSMGCKINSVNPTLVLHQLPTVKPHLRPRSFLCFSSSSGTRNEQEPNSVPSISTQVKIPEPDSWAVKFKTLGACKLGIARYPDFIYNAVGGTGTGLGKKITGSGSVDEILVSFDLDTLYIPPLSSETTRLLGLPLPPYLKIEIVPESFGGRINQETGKVDLEFLAKFCFSVGTIYRAPPLIVKTVLTSEESIGSIRRGRGERLNGEGRCRLVGVAKVDPIDDFFMNSFLGLPTECLADLNAVISLSG; this is translated from the exons ATGTCCTCACTGAGAAACGAAACCCACTTCCCATTTCCGCCTTTGAGCTCGAAGTTGGTCAAGTCTTCATTTCTTCTCTCCATGGGTTGCAAGATCAACTCCGTGAACCCAACTTTAGTACTTCACCAGCTCCCAACAGTGAAACCCCATCTCAGACCCAGATCTTTCTTatgcttttcctcttcctctggAACCAGAAATGAGCAAGAGCCTAATTCCGTTCCATCTATCAGCACCCAGGTCAAAATTCCGGAACCTGATTCTTGGGCGGTCAAGTTCAAGACCCTTGGAGCTTGTAAGCTCGGGATTGCGAGGTACCCCGATTTCATTTACAATGCTGTAGGAGGAACAGGAACAGGACTGGGTAAAAAGATAACGGGAAGCGGGTCAGTTGATGAGATTTTGGTGTCTTTCGATCTAGACACGCTTTATATTCCGCCACTGAGCAGTGAGACCACTCGGTTACTCGGTTTGCCTTTGCCGCCATATCTGAAGATCGAGATTGTACCGGAATCTTTTGGAGGAAGAATCAATCAAGAAACAGGAAAG GTGGACCTCGAGTTCTTGGCCAAGTTCTGTTTCTCGGTGGGCACCATTTACAGAGCTCCTCCCCTGATAGTGAAGACTGTATTAACTTCTGAAGAGTCCATCGGGAGCATCAGGAGAGGAAGAGGGGAAAGGCTGAACGGGGAAGGCAGATGCCGACTGGTCGGGGTCGCCAAGGTTGATCCTATAGACGATTTCTTCATGAATTCATTCCTTGGACTTCCCACGGAGTGCCTTGCGGACCTTAATGCCGTGATATCATTGTCGGGTTGA
- the LOC116196164 gene encoding calcium-dependent protein kinase 26-like, which yields MAVANSNGNCELTAKSYNYYRVSSLTESILGANKTSNLKDRYVLGEQLGWGQFGVIRACSDKLTGEVLACKSIAKDRLVTAEDVRSVKLEIEIMTQLSGHPNVVDLKEVYEEEDYVHLVMELCAGGELFHKLEKHGRFSETEARVIFRHLMQVVLYCHDKGVVHRDLKPENILLATKASSSPIKLADFGLATYIKPGQSLQGTVGSPFYIAPEVLVGGYNQAADVWSAGVILYILLSGMPPFWGKTKSRIFDAVRAADLRFPSDPWDRISASARTLIRGMLCVDPSRRLSAQEVLDHSWMEDNGMNLNASIVRESRSSGKFEFSGEPLSASYISRDQDISFGTGSHIICDVQSPALSCRSSFSSFLVEPSTPYPASDGGFSFHSCGSSNSLEFCSPVPSMPSFAFFSPGPLNGDGISEVQSLSEVSGSSSILGEGLQGMPLTLPNSAVLDENKAREPEQRVEVKRVGGLGHRVSGIHSKRNRTIGLGEREQLDLMATESVIRWSSCTLIPTSLRSSLVC from the exons ATGGCCGTTGCCAATAGCAACGGCAACTGTGAATTAACGGCAAAATCGTACAATTACTACAGAGTTTCGAGCTTGACAGAATCCATTTTGGGTGCGAATAAGACCTCAAACTTGAAAGATAGGTACGTGCTGGGAGAGCAGCTGGGCTGGGGCCAGTTTGGTGTCATAAGGGCCTGCTCTGATAAGTTAACGGGAGAggttttggcatgcaaatcaaTTGCTAAGGATCGCCTTGTGACTGCAGAAGATGTTCGGAGTGTTAAGCTTGAGATTGAGATCATGACGCAATTGTCGGGGCATCCTAATGTGGTTGATCTCAAAGAGGTGTACGAGGAGGAAGACTATGTCCACTTGGTGATGGAGCTTTGTGCTGGAGGAGAGCTCTTCCACAAGTTGGAGAAGCATGGGCGGTTTTCCGAAACTGAGGCTAGAGTCATATTTCGACATCTGATGCAGGTAGTCTTGTATTGCCACGATAAGGGAGTTGTCCATAGGGACTTGAAGCCTGAGAACATTCTACTGGCGACTAAAGCGTCTTCCTCTCCAATTAAGTTGGCTGATTTTGGTCTGGCTACTTACATTAAGCCTG GGCAGAGTCTGCAAGGGACCGTTGGAAGTCCCTTTTATATAGCTCCCGAGGTGTTGGTTGGTGGATATAATCAGGCTGCAGATGTGTGGAGTGCAGGCGTCATTCTTTACATTTTGTTAAGTGGGATGCCGCCCTTTTGGGGCAAGACAAAGTCCCGTATATTTGATGCTGTGAGAGCTGCCGATCTTCGATTTCCTTCAGATCCATGGGATCGCATATCAGCTTCTGCAAGGACACTAATCAGAGGAATGCTTTGTGTTGATCCTTCTCGAAGGCTCTCTGCTCAGGAGGTTTTAG ACCATTCATGGATGGAGGATAATGGGATGAATCTCAATGCATCGATTGTTCGAGAGAGTAGAAGTTCCGGAAAGTTTGAATTCAGTGGAGAGCCATTATCTGCCTCGTACATCTCTCGTGATCAAGATATCAGCTTTGGCACTGGGTCCCACATTATCTGTGATGTCCAGTCGCCAGCGTTATCATGCAGATCAtcgttttcttcctttctggTGGAACCATCAACACCTTACCCTGCTTCCGATGGTGGGTTCTCCTTCCACAGCTGTGGGAGCTCTAACAGCTTGGAATTCTGTTCCCCTGTTCCCTCGATGCCGAGCTTTGCCTTCTTCAGCCCAGGTCCCTTGAATGGCGATGGGATTTCTGAGGTCCAGTCCTTGTCAGAAGTATCTGGAAGCAGTTCAATACTTGGGG AGGGCTTGCAAGGGATGCCACTTACATTGCCAAATTCTGCGGTTCTAGACGAAAACAAAGCCAGAGAACCTGAGCAAAGAGTGGAAGTGAAGCGGGTGGGAGGATTGGGCCATAGAGTATCAGGCATCCACAGTAAGAGGAACCGAACTATTGGTCTTGGCGAGCGTGAGCAGCTTGATCTAATGGCCACTGAATCAGTTATTCGCTGGTCATCATGCACGCTAATTCCTACTTCTCTGAGGTCTTCTCTGGTCTGTTGA
- the LOC116194352 gene encoding sorbitol dehydrogenase-like has product MGKGAMSKEGEGEENMAAWLVGVNTLKIQPFSLPPLGPHDVRVKMKAVGICGSDVHFLKKLQLAHFVVKEPMVIGHECAGIIEEVGTEVKHLVPGDQVALEPGISCWRCDYCKGGSYNLCPDMKFFATPPVHGSLANQVVHPADLCFKLPDNVSLEEGAMCEPLSVGVHACRRGDIRPETNVLVMGAGPIGLVTMLSARAFGAPRIVIVDVDDYRLSVAKDLGADDIVKVSTKMEDIDEEVKLIQKAMGAAIDVSFDCVGFNKTMSTALNATRAGGKVCLVGMGHNEMTVPLTPAAAREVDVIGVFRYKNTWPLCLEFLRSGKIDVKPLITHRFGFSQKEVEEAFETSARGGNAIKVMFNL; this is encoded by the exons ATGGGCAAAGGGGCAATGTCTAAGGAAGGAGAAGGGGAAGAAAACATGGCTGCTTGGCTTGTGGGCGTCAACACCCTCAAGATTCAACCTTTCTCCCTCCCACCTCTCG GGCCCCATGACGTGAGAGTAAAGATGAAGGCTGTTGGAATATGTGGAAGTGATGTTCACTTTCTCAAG AAATTACAGCTTGCGCATTTCGTCGTGAAAGAACCGATGGTCATCGGGCACGAGTGTGCTGGGATCATAGAAGAAGTTGGGACCGAAGTGAAACACTTGGTCCCCGGTGATCAGGTAGCTCTTGAGCCCGGTATAAGTTGCTGGCGATGTGATTACTGCAAAGGGGGCAGTTACAATCTCTGCCCTGATATGAAGTTTTTTGCGACTCCTCCAGTTCATGGCTCTCTCGCCAATCAG GTGGTGCATCCTGCAGACCTATGTTTTAAGCTTCCTGACAATGTCAGCTTGGAGGAAGGAGCGATGTGTGAGCCCCTCAGCGTCGGGGTCCACGCTTGCCGCCGGGGTGATATTAGGCCTGAAACTAACGTCTTGGTCATGGGCGCGGGGCCTATCGGGCTTGTTACAATGCTGTCAGCCCGTGCTTTCGGAGCACCGAGGATAGTCATTGTGGATGTGGATGACTACCGCTTGTCTGTTGCAAAGGACCTTGGTGCAGATGACATTGTTAAGGTCTCCACAAAAATGGAG GACATTGACGAGGAAGTGAAACTGATACAGAAAGCAATGGGAGCTGCAATAGATGTGAGCTTCGACTGCGTGGGATTCAATAAAACAATGTCGACGGCGCTGAACGCTACACGTGCTGGAGGGAAAGTCTGTCTTGTTGGGATGGGCCACAACGAAATGACCGTCCCACTTACCCCAGCCGCTGCAAG GGAAGTTGATGTGATCGGCGTATTTCGCTACAAGAACACATGGCCGCTCTGCCTCGAATTCCTGAGAAGCGGGAAGATCGATGTGAAGCCGCTCATAACCCACAGGTTTGGGTTCTCGCAGAAAGAAGTGGAGGAAGCCTTTGAGACCAGCGCTCGTGGCGGGAATGCCATCAAGGTCATGTTCAACCTTTGA